Sequence from the Paenibacillus tundrae genome:
TTGTATAGATAGATGTAAAGTATAATTTCCATACTCAAGAATATCGTCCAGAAAACGATTCAATTGCTCTTGAGAGCTAGTTTTAATTTTTAAATGGTAACAGCCTTCTCCCGATACGCGGTGAACCTCTAATACCTCCCTTCGATCGTCCATTAATCTTATAAACGAATGATGGTTAGCTGTTTTCATATAGAAAATGATAAAAGCTGTAAAAGTGAGTCCGATTTTCGTTTCATCAACTATTACAGAATAAGCTTTAATAACACCACACTCCTCAAGTTTTTTAATACGATTTCCTACAGCTTGTCCAGTCATATGAATCTGTTCACCTAATTCTTTCCATTGGATACGTGCATTTTCAGATAGTATCCCAAGGATCTGAAAATCAATATTATCAAGTTCCATAATAAATTCCTTTCACCATGAATTTTTTTGGGACAAAAGTGTTTCGTTAACTTATCGAATAAAATTACAATTCGATTTATGATTGTAGTGTAACAAAATATTTTATACGAGGTGGAGAATAATGAGCACAGCTCTAATTATTGTAGATATTCAAAATGACTATTTCCCGAATGGGAAGATGGAATTAAGCAATCCTGAAAAAGCAGCTTCTAATGCTGCAAAAGTGCTTGATTGGTTCAGAAAAAACCACAAGGATAATATTTTCCATGTTCAGCATATCGCAAGTGACCCAGCGATTGGTTTCTTTCTTCCAGATTCGGAAGGTGTAAAAATACATGAGGCTGTTCTACCATTAGAAAATGAAAGTATTATTAATAAACATTTTCCTAACAGCTTTTTGAATACCGAATTACAAAGCAAACTTAAAGAGAAAGAAATAACCAAAGTAGTGGTTGTAGGGATGATGACACATATGTGTATTGATGCAACCGTTAGAGCTGCAGTGGATCTCGGCTATGAAACAACACTTATTGAAGATGCATGTGCAACGAGAGAGCTATCCTATCAAAATAAGGTCGTATCAGCTGAACAGGTCCATTATGCCTTTGTCGGCGCACTTAATGGCATGTATTGCGATGTGAAATCGACTGAAGATTTCACATCGCAATAAGAAATAAACACGGTATTACAGAACACAATAGTTCAGATTAAAGTTGAAGGTGAAAAACTTCGCAACCAGTTGCAAAATTATTTTATTGTAAAATAATAAAATTAGAAAACATAAGGTCACTTCCACTCTGTCAAGCAAAGTGGGAGTGACCTTTGTTAATATCGGCCTTATTATGAATTAGGCATCCAGATTCTGACCATTTGACTCAATAACCTTCTTGTACCATTCGAATGATTTTTTCTTGGAGCGTTTTAATGTTCCTTGACCATCATCGTCCCGGTCAACATATATGAAACCATATCTTTTTTTCATTTCTCCCGTACTTGCACTTACAATGTCAATCGGTCCCCATACAGTATACCCAAGCAAATCGACGCCATCATACTCTACAGCATCTCTCATCGCTTTTATGTGCTCGCTTAGATAAGCAATTCGATAGTCATCTTCAACATATCCGCTCTCATCCGCTATATCGGCAGCACCGAGACCATTTTCTACAATGAATAAAGGTTTTTGATATCGATCATAAATGTTGTTCATCGTAATCCGCAAACCGAGTGGATCAATTTGCCAGCCCCAGTCACTAGCTTTCAAGTAGGGGTTAGGTAAGCTGGGGAACAAATTGCCTCCAATCGTATCCGTTTGTGTAGGATCAGCGCTAACCACACTGGAAGAATAGTACGAGAATCCGATAAAATCAACGGTGTGCTGTTTTAGTAACTCCTGATCCCCTTTTTCGAATGGGAGAACTATATTTTTGCGCTCAAGATCTTTGAGGGTATACGCAGGATACTCACCTCTCACCTGAACGTCAATGAAGAAGTAGCTTTGGTTCTCAACCTGCTTCGCTTTCCATATATCCTGTGGGTGGCATGTTCTAGGATACGGAGCATTGGCAGCAAGCATACAACCTACCATATTTTCCGGATCCACTTCATGGGCAATTTTGGTGGCCAACGCACTGGCTACCAGTTCATGGTGACTGGCTGTGAACTTTACAGCTTCCGCGTCTTCGTGTTCTTCAATGAACAGCCCAGCTGCTAAAAATGGCGCTTCTAAGACCATGTTAATTTCATTAAAAGTAATCCAATATTTAACCAAGCCTTTGTAACGATTAAATATCACCGTACACAGTCTTTCATAGAAATGAACCATTTTTCTGTTCCGCCATGAACCATACTCCTTGACCAAATGCATTGGAACATCAAAGTGAGTAATGGTGACGAGGGGTTCAATATTATACTTTTGGCACTCTTTGAACAAGTCTTCGTAGAATTGAAGCCCAGCCTCATTAGGCTCTGTCTCATCCCCCTTGGGAAAAATACGACTCCACGCAATCGACAAGCGATATACCTTGAAACCCATTTCGGCAAACAAGGCAATATCTTCTTTAAAATGGTGATACATATCGATTGCTTCTTTGGCAGGATAGTAATAATTTTCGTCAAAGTCAAACATTTTAGTTTTTCCCATAAGAACACTTTCTCGCACGTCGCCAGTCGGGCTCAAATCAACGTTTGCTAGCCCTCTTCCGTCCACATTGTAAGCTCCCTCTGATTGGTTAGCTGAGGTTGCTCCTCCCCATAAGAACCCTTCTTTAAATCCCAAATTTATCGTCTCCTTCTATTTATAAATTATATAGTTATTCTCTTACAACAAGCCTGTCAGCAGCACATCGCCTGTGTTCACTTTATTTTCTTTGGTCTCGACGATTTCCAGATAATTCTCCGTGTTTGTAACAATCATTGGCGTCACTAAGGAATATCCTTCTTTCTCGATCTCGGCAATGTTAAATTCGACAAGTTTCTGCCCTTGATGCACAATGTCCCCTTCTTGCACGAAACTTTCAAAATGCTTTCCTTTCAATCGAACGGTGTTAAAACCGATGTGAATCAATACTTCCATTCCTTCATCCGAAATTATTCCAACGGCATGTTTAGTCGGGAAGAGCGTAACGATTTTTCCGGCAAAGGGGGCAACCAGTTCGCCTGTAGAAGGACGAATTCCAATCCCTCGACCTAATAGTTCTTGGGAGAAAGCCTCATCCTGAACGTCTTTAATCGGAATGATCTCCCCGTTCATCGGACTGAGCATCGTATGTTTTTTTCCAATCTTAGACACTGATTTAGGTGGATCTACAGACAATGTAGCAGAATCAGCTTCCGTCTTATCATCCTTGAACATGACGAGTGTTAATGCAAACGAGACAACCATGGTAAACACTACACCAATGATGGCAATCATAATATTAGACGTGCCTGGTGCTTTAGGGTCGAACATCGTCAAAAACTCAAATACACCAAATCCACCGAAAGTAAACTCTCTAAGGTTGTACATTCCATAAAATCCGCCGGCAACGCCCGAAACGATACAACTCATAATAAACAGCTTCTTGCGTGGCAGGATAATACCGTAAACGACCGGTTCAGTGATGCCAAACAATGCAGAAATGGCCGAAGGGAAGCCTAGAGCCTTAAGCTTTTTATCCTTGGTTTTCACGATAATTGCAAGCACAATGGCCAACTGCGCAAATGAAGTTGCAAAGACGGAGGCCATGATAGTGTCATATCCCATGCTCGTAATGTTGTTAATATATAAAGGGATGAGTCCCCAATGTAGTCCGAACACGACAAGTACTTGCCATGAGAGCCCCAAAAGGAATCCTGCAAATAATGGACTTGCGTCTCGTACCACCAGTATGCCTTGAGCAATTAATTCAGACGCATAACTCGCAACAGGTCCGATCAATAGGAAGCCCAAGGATAAGGAAATCAGCACCGTGACCATCGGGATCATGAAAAATTTAATCGCACTCGGAACAATCTTATCCAGCGTACGTTGAACTTTAGATGCAAAGTAAACAACGATGATGATTGGCAGAACAGTGGATGTGTAGTTCATGCTGATCAATGGAACGCCGAACACATCCAGATAAACTGGAGAACTGAAGGCAGATCCGCTGAATAGCGTGTAAAGTGGCTCTCTGGATCCTGCCAAGGCATCCAACTGAATAGCGGGATAACACATAGCTAATCCAATGAGTATACCGATAAAGGGTTGTACTTTAAACTTGTTAGCAGATGTATATCCCAAAAATACAGGGAGGAACATAAACAAAGCGTCCCCCATGGCATTAATGATCATATATGCCCCGCTATCCGTTGTATAAAGATGTAGTGTGCTGAACAATGTATTGAAGCCTTTCAGCATCCCCGCAGCTAACAGAATGCCGAGAATAGGTTGAAACAGGCTTGATATTACATCAATGAAAGCGTCCAGTGGCTTTTTCTTTTTAACACCTTTTTCGGTTGAAAAACTCGTATTGTCTGGATTCAGTTTAATTATTGAGCTGACCTCCGAATAAACTTCAGAAACATGATTTCCAATAACGACTTGATATTGCCCACCTGAACGTAAGACTGTTACTATCCCGTCCAGCTTTTTCATAACTTCATCATCGGGTATGGAATCGTCCTTCAGATGAAATCTTAACCTTGTAACGCAATGAGTGAGGTCACCAATGTTATCTAATCCCCCTACTTGACTCACAATCTCTTTCGCTAACTGTTGATATTTTCCCATTATGTTCTCCTCCATATTCTAGCTGAAACAGCATAGTGAAGGGTTTGGCCAACTTAATGTCACCATCCTGCTTGCTCTTAAACCCTCACCTCCTTTCATGGTTACGTTATGCTCTTGTCTTATACACCACGCGTTGAATGTGGACCGTCAAATACAGCTTTTCTTCACTCGTAAGGCTGTAATTGTAGTTGTTTTTGATGTAGGTTTCGATTTTCCCCACACAACGATACGCATTCTGATGTTTTCCTTTTATCACATCCAGAAGATCCTGATCGCTTTCATTCTCATGTAAATTTCCACTGATTAATCTTTGAGCGAAAAATTTCAGGTGCGTAATAAATCGATAGAATGCTACGGATTGCTCATCGAATTCAATTTGAAAATAATACCTGACAATGTCGCTAATTTCCTGAATGATTTTAGTCACTCTGTAGATATCCTGACTTTCTTGGCGATCCTCCGCATTGACGATGTGCAAAGCCAAGAAACCAGCCTCATCTTCCGGAAACTGAATATCAAAAGACTCCTTGATGAATTGAAGCGCCTTCAAACCAACTTTATACTCATCCGCGTAAAACCGTTTAATATCCCAAAGTAAAGCATTTTTGAGGGAGATCCCGTCTTTGAAACGGCTTACGGTTGAGAAAATATGGTCGCTGAGCGATATATATACACTATCATTCAGTTTTTTGCCTAGCGTCATTTTTGCGAAATTTATGATTCTATCCGCAACATCGAAGTAATCTAAAGGGATTTCCGTCAGAAGTTCCTGGAATTTGATAAATGCCTCCTTGGTGGAAAGGGAGTAAATTTTATCAATGCTTTGCTCGTCAAGAGCATCGCCTATTCTCTTTTGGTAAGCAATTCCCCTGCCCATCACAATGACTTCCTGTCCCAATTTATCTTGTGTAACCGCCACATTATTGTTAAGGATCTTAAGAATAATCATCTCATTTCCCCCTTAATACAAATAAAAAGACCCACCCGCACATCTCGAAATAAACGCTAAATATAGCGCAAATTCACGATGTGCAAGCAGGTCTAGCTTGTAATTAAACAATCACTATCCTTAACTCGCATTCTCATTATAGCCGCGGCCGAAAGATTTAGCAATAACCATTTTAATTTGTTCAACTGCTTGTTTTTGCCTTAAATCTGTTGCACAGCCATTAATGAAACGCTTCATTGCATACATGGACACGGAGATGCCACGTTTCCCTTATTAGTTGAAAGAAAACCACCTCTAACAGCATACAACTGCCGAAAGCCCCGACGTGCCAGAATTCTGGCAGCTTTTTTTCGCTGAATCCAACTGCGGGAAAAGATGAATACTTCATCATGCGGCTCAATATGTTTGCTCCACAATACAGGCAGTCTGCCAACCGAGATATTTATTGTGCCCGGAATATGACCAGTCCAATACTCGCTCGCGTCTCTGACATCCAGGATTTTCACCTTTCCCCAACGTTCTTGAGTGAGGTCCAAGTCCTCGATATTAATATAAGTAAGGGAACGCAGAGGCCATAGTTGAGTCAGTCCCCATATACCCGCCAGCCCCAATAAGATATAAATCAATGTCATCGTACTATCCCTTCCTCCACAAAATTGCAAGACCTGAAACTTGCTTGAACTTTTTCCCCAAGCTACGTGACAATGCCAGACATCCTTCTTACCAAAAGCGTTTCAATTCATGGAATCCATCGCTGTTTTCATCGTATCGTACGTAATTGCACCTTGAAATTTTTGGCGAATAACCCCACTGGAATCAATCATATAGGTGGTCGGGTACGAGTGGATCGCAAATAAATCAGCTACCCGTGCCTTCTCATCTTTCAAAATAGGGAAGGTTACATTATATTTTCGAAGGAATGTTGACACATCCTCTATCGAATCTTCCGTATAACTCAAATTGATCCCTATAACGACAACGTTTTGATCTTTATGCTCTTCATGAAATTTCTCGATATGTGGCATTTCGGCACGACACGGTGGGCACCAAGTGGCCCAGAAATTCAGCAAAACCCTTTTACCCTTCAATTCAGTCAGCGACATTTCTTCGTTATCCATGGATGACAGCTTAAAATTTGGTGCAATTTCACCCTCCTGAATGCCTATTTTCATGCCGCTGATAACATCCTCATTTTCTTGTAACTTCAATCCATTTTGTTCGCGCAGATGATCGTAGACTCCCCATACAACCAAGCCTGCCAGAAAAAAGCCAACGAGCATATTACGAATATTTTTCACGAGCAGTAGTCCTCCATTAGAAACTGAAAAATGAGTACTTGGCAAGCATTGCACTTAATCGTTGGAAACTCCCGGTATACAGCATAACGCCCAAAGCCACCATGATGGCTCCGTTGAATACGCTCAGCACAGGAAGGGCCCGATTAATGAGCTTAACGATCGATAGCGAAAATGTAACTAACAGCGAAATAAGCAAAAAAGGAATACCCAAACCTAATGAATAGACCGCTAAGAGACCGATCCCTTGATATAGGGATTCGGAAGAACCAGCCAAGATTAATATGGAGGATAATGCGAGTCCTACACAGGGCGTCCAACCTGCACCAAAGGCCAGTCCGAGAAAGAAGGAACCGAACCAGCCACCATATTTCTTTTTGTTTTGCAATGGTTTGGAATTCATCAAGAACTTGAGTTTCAGCAAACCCATCATCTGCAATCCGAATACGATAATTAAAATCCCGCCGAACTTCTCGATTAATTCCCTGCGCATAGAAATGAAATTCCCGATGGCGCTGGCGGAAGCTCCCATCAATATAAAAATAATTCCAAATCCGAGGATAAAACCAATCGATCGGAGGAATAACTGTTTCCGATTCGCCGCAATCCTTCCTGCTTCAACCATTGTGTTCGATATATGCGAAACATAAGCAGGTACAAGCGGGAAGACACAAGGGGAAAAAAATGAAAGCGCACCTGCTGTAAATGCTACTAAGAGCGTCACTTGTTCCAAATCGTCACTCCTTCACGGATCAGATTCCCCCATGGATAAAAATCAATCGTGTCCGGTTCGCCTCTCTAGTATGATTTTAGTCAAAAAAGAGATGCATGCCGCACTAAGAAAAAACAGCTGTTCAGCGGCAATCCCGTAGACAACAATTTCATTGTTTCGGTCCACGAAGGCGATCACTGTCCTGCCAACGCTGTACCATAAGACGGTTACTATTAATCCTAGAAAAGAAACCATTCGTATGTTGTTGAATTTGAATTGAACGATGACCATAACTAAACCTAGTAAGCCTAACGCTATAGATCGAACTCCTCCTTCGAGAAGAATAAAATGTAACAGCCCATACAGGGCAGATGAAGCTAGGTAGAACGTCAGCATGAGGTCAGGGAACAGAAAGAAAGCAAGTTTCTTTCTCCACGTATGAATCATCAACACGATGCAACCAAACAAGGTAGCAATCCAGAGACCATTTGTTCCTCCATTAAGATAGATCAGGGACATTGGATCGTGAATGACTAGCTGAAAGTCCAAAATCAGGGGGCTAAATTTCCAAATAAAGAGACCTGCAATGAAAATATTTGTCATGAGATGATCAATCGAAGTTCCTTCAACGTTTCGCATTACATATAGACGCCATTTTAAGACAAAATAACCTGCAAGTACGGAAGTACTACCGATCAACATTTCCAGGCTAATATTGAAAGGACCAATTGTAATAGACTCCAAGGCGTATCTCCTATTCGAGTGCACAGTCGGCACAAGTAATCAAAGGAAAATGAATCAAGCTGGCTCCAAATCTTATGGGTGCCAGCTCAAGTGAGTGTGCTTTTGCCCGGTGTTGTTCCCAAGAGTTTTGATTCATTGGGTTTACATGGACTGGGTGTACAATTCGTATATCTGATCCAATTTATTCTTTAGTTCGTTAAAGCGAACAAATCGATCTGCTCTAACATATTCCTTCTGTTCTATGATCAGCAACATGACCGGAGCTGTGAAAATCATATATTTCTCTGCTATGCTCTCTACATCGTGAATGTCGATATGCCCCAATTGAATCATAGGATATTCTTCTAATAGCATTCTGATCTTAGGGAGCAATGCATGACAAACACTGCAATTCGTTTGAGATACATATATAAAACTTAATTCATGTTCATCAACAAACCGTTCCATCCTATCCAGCGAAGTTAATTCCATCATTTCTTTCATGTCTGTATCCTCACTGACGAACCTGCATTATGAATGAACGTCAATCCCAGTTTAGTTGGTTTTCCTCAATGTATTGACTTACTACATCTGTATCAGATTCAATCTCTACTTTGCCTTCGACTTCAATCTGAACACCTGCTTTTTTGAGCAGATTTCCTACTTCACACACTTGCTCTGCGCTAATCATGATTTTGCGCACAGACTGAATCTGCTCTTCAGTGGAATTCGCGGACAAAATAACTTGAGGAAGATGGACAATTCGAAATCCTTCTTCTTTGGAATTTACAGCCTCTGTGTTCATCACTATTCCAGTAACTGACAGTTGCTTCTGTTCCAACATATACACGAGTGTCATGATGTAACAAGTAGTGGCAGAGGAAACCAATAATTCTTTAGGATTGGCTCCTTCCCCACTCCCTCCCGAAGACTCGGGAATCGCGATATTCGTTTTAAGATAATCTGCCTTCAGCCTACCGCTACCTTTAGTGTCTTTATACCATGCAGTGTTCAAATTAGATTTCATATCGGCCATGTCGATCCGCTCCTTTTATTATCCAGTCAGTTTCCCTTAGACGATGCGCTTTAAGGCATGGGTGAATCCCGTATGCATCGCTTCGTGATACAGGGCTAAGTTACACACTTCCCCCATGCTATTCAATTGGAGAACAGGTCCCAATTTCAATGGTTCTGGCAGGGTTTCATCAGAATAAATCTCTACGTGTTGTTTGATGCGTACAACCTGATCCTGCAACTGCGCAAGTAATGTTGACAACGGAATGAGCTCACCTGTCCAGTCAGAGGGTTTGGTACCGGGAGCGAACAAGCTGGTATATTCCTTAGGTAGGCCAGAAGTTTGGAGATTGTTGAAAATAAACATTTCAGCTACTGTAAGAATGTGCCCAACATTCCAACGTATAGTGTTACTGAATCCAACGGATTGTTTGTCGGCGCTAGTTT
This genomic interval carries:
- a CDS encoding Lrp/AsnC family transcriptional regulator, which produces MELDNIDFQILGILSENARIQWKELGEQIHMTGQAVGNRIKKLEECGVIKAYSVIVDETKIGLTFTAFIIFYMKTANHHSFIRLMDDRREVLEVHRVSGEGCYHLKIKTSSQEQLNRFLDDILEYGNYTLHLSIQEIKNRNSLTTT
- a CDS encoding thioredoxin family protein, translated to MKEMMELTSLDRMERFVDEHELSFIYVSQTNCSVCHALLPKIRMLLEEYPMIQLGHIDIHDVESIAEKYMIFTAPVMLLIIEQKEYVRADRFVRFNELKNKLDQIYELYTQSM
- a CDS encoding TlpA family protein disulfide reductase, with amino-acid sequence MKNIRNMLVGFFLAGLVVWGVYDHLREQNGLKLQENEDVISGMKIGIQEGEIAPNFKLSSMDNEEMSLTELKGKRVLLNFWATWCPPCRAEMPHIEKFHEEHKDQNVVVIGINLSYTEDSIEDVSTFLRKYNVTFPILKDEKARVADLFAIHSYPTTYMIDSSGVIRQKFQGAITYDTMKTAMDSMN
- the licT gene encoding BglG family transcription antiterminator LicT, with protein sequence MIILKILNNNVAVTQDKLGQEVIVMGRGIAYQKRIGDALDEQSIDKIYSLSTKEAFIKFQELLTEIPLDYFDVADRIINFAKMTLGKKLNDSVYISLSDHIFSTVSRFKDGISLKNALLWDIKRFYADEYKVGLKALQFIKESFDIQFPEDEAGFLALHIVNAEDRQESQDIYRVTKIIQEISDIVRYYFQIEFDEQSVAFYRFITHLKFFAQRLISGNLHENESDQDLLDVIKGKHQNAYRCVGKIETYIKNNYNYSLTSEEKLYLTVHIQRVVYKTRA
- a CDS encoding cytochrome c biogenesis CcdA family protein, producing the protein MTLLVAFTAGALSFFSPCVFPLVPAYVSHISNTMVEAGRIAANRKQLFLRSIGFILGFGIIFILMGASASAIGNFISMRRELIEKFGGILIIVFGLQMMGLLKLKFLMNSKPLQNKKKYGGWFGSFFLGLAFGAGWTPCVGLALSSILILAGSSESLYQGIGLLAVYSLGLGIPFLLISLLVTFSLSIVKLINRALPVLSVFNGAIMVALGVMLYTGSFQRLSAMLAKYSFFSF
- a CDS encoding OsmC family protein, yielding MADMKSNLNTAWYKDTKGSGRLKADYLKTNIAIPESSGGSGEGANPKELLVSSATTCYIMTLVYMLEQKQLSVTGIVMNTEAVNSKEEGFRIVHLPQVILSANSTEEQIQSVRKIMISAEQVCEVGNLLKKAGVQIEVEGKVEIESDTDVVSQYIEENQLNWD
- a CDS encoding DinB family protein, which produces MNYSHFAKQLDITRGNLYKVLESVSETSADKQSVGFSNTIRWNVGHILTVAEMFIFNNLQTSGLPKEYTSLFAPGTKPSDWTGELIPLSTLLAQLQDQVVRIKQHVEIYSDETLPEPLKLGPVLQLNSMGEVCNLALYHEAMHTGFTHALKRIV
- a CDS encoding 6-phospho-beta-glucosidase; the protein is MGFKEGFLWGGATSANQSEGAYNVDGRGLANVDLSPTGDVRESVLMGKTKMFDFDENYYYPAKEAIDMYHHFKEDIALFAEMGFKVYRLSIAWSRIFPKGDETEPNEAGLQFYEDLFKECQKYNIEPLVTITHFDVPMHLVKEYGSWRNRKMVHFYERLCTVIFNRYKGLVKYWITFNEINMVLEAPFLAAGLFIEEHEDAEAVKFTASHHELVASALATKIAHEVDPENMVGCMLAANAPYPRTCHPQDIWKAKQVENQSYFFIDVQVRGEYPAYTLKDLERKNIVLPFEKGDQELLKQHTVDFIGFSYYSSSVVSADPTQTDTIGGNLFPSLPNPYLKASDWGWQIDPLGLRITMNNIYDRYQKPLFIVENGLGAADIADESGYVEDDYRIAYLSEHIKAMRDAVEYDGVDLLGYTVWGPIDIVSASTGEMKKRYGFIYVDRDDDGQGTLKRSKKKSFEWYKKVIESNGQNLDA
- a CDS encoding beta-glucoside-specific PTS transporter subunit IIABC, which codes for MGKYQQLAKEIVSQVGGLDNIGDLTHCVTRLRFHLKDDSIPDDEVMKKLDGIVTVLRSGGQYQVVIGNHVSEVYSEVSSIIKLNPDNTSFSTEKGVKKKKPLDAFIDVISSLFQPILGILLAAGMLKGFNTLFSTLHLYTTDSGAYMIINAMGDALFMFLPVFLGYTSANKFKVQPFIGILIGLAMCYPAIQLDALAGSREPLYTLFSGSAFSSPVYLDVFGVPLISMNYTSTVLPIIIVVYFASKVQRTLDKIVPSAIKFFMIPMVTVLISLSLGFLLIGPVASYASELIAQGILVVRDASPLFAGFLLGLSWQVLVVFGLHWGLIPLYINNITSMGYDTIMASVFATSFAQLAIVLAIIVKTKDKKLKALGFPSAISALFGITEPVVYGIILPRKKLFIMSCIVSGVAGGFYGMYNLREFTFGGFGVFEFLTMFDPKAPGTSNIMIAIIGVVFTMVVSFALTLVMFKDDKTEADSATLSVDPPKSVSKIGKKHTMLSPMNGEIIPIKDVQDEAFSQELLGRGIGIRPSTGELVAPFAGKIVTLFPTKHAVGIISDEGMEVLIHIGFNTVRLKGKHFESFVQEGDIVHQGQKLVEFNIAEIEKEGYSLVTPMIVTNTENYLEIVETKENKVNTGDVLLTGLL
- a CDS encoding rhodanese-like domain-containing protein — translated: MTLIYILLGLAGIWGLTQLWPLRSLTYINIEDLDLTQERWGKVKILDVRDASEYWTGHIPGTINISVGRLPVLWSKHIEPHDEVFIFSRSWIQRKKAARILARRGFRQLYAVRGGFLSTNKGNVASPCPCMQ
- a CDS encoding cysteine hydrolase family protein; translated protein: MSTALIIVDIQNDYFPNGKMELSNPEKAASNAAKVLDWFRKNHKDNIFHVQHIASDPAIGFFLPDSEGVKIHEAVLPLENESIINKHFPNSFLNTELQSKLKEKEITKVVVVGMMTHMCIDATVRAAVDLGYETTLIEDACATRELSYQNKVVSAEQVHYAFVGALNGMYCDVKSTEDFTSQ